CAATGGAACAAAAAATCTCTGCTTTCCCGGAAGTTGAGAAGTTCGGAGGCCGCAGGCACAAGATCGGCAGAATTATCCTTGTCGCCGGACCGTCCTGCGCTGGCAAAACAACCCTGATGAAAAAACTGCGGCGGGGGTTGCTGCCCGATTTGCAGAACCGTTTGAAAATGGGTGACCTCGCATTCTGGCATTTCAGGGATGCCATGCATATGTCCGATTCGCCTGAGACGCAAATATCCAATCTGGTGCTGCATTACGATATTCTGAGGCTGATGGACCAGGGTTTTCCCGATTATGCGTCGGATCCGATCATCGGCATGCTGGCATCGTGTGGCGAACTGCTTATATTGACACTCCGGGAGTGCCCGGAGGTACTTTGCCGACGTTGTCTGCAGCGGCGTCGCAGAACATGGCGCCTCCTGGCCAGCGGGCGTTTCCGTCTGTTTTGCCAGCGCTACAGGCGGCTTGGCCGAAAAAGTCGCCTGTACAGTGCCCCCTCGGAGGTCATGGCGCTGTACGAGAACTGGTTCGGGTTTTGCGCGACGCTTGCCGCCACTGAACATCTCGTCGTTCACAGTTTTTACCCCGAAAAACCCTTGGCAGGTTTCACGGCGACGCTGACCGTGTAATGGGGGAATGCCATGCCGCATGACGCCGAAATATCCGAAAAACGCATGGTGTTTATCGCGGGTCTGCATCGCAGCGGCACTTCCCTGCTGCACGATATCCTGCGCTCGCACCCGGATATTTCCGGTTTCCGGGATACCGGCGTGCCGGAAGACGAAGGGCAGCATCTGCAGACGGTTTATCCTGCCGCCAGGGTGTTCGGCGGTCCGGGTCGTTTCGGATTCCACAAGGCCAGCTGTATGGCGGATGACCATCCCCTGGCCACGCCTGAAAACGCCACGCTTTTGTACAAACAGTGGCGGCCGCATTGGGATGTCTCCAAACCCGTGCTTCTGGAGAAATCTCCGCCGAATCTGGTGCGCACCCGGTTTTTGCAGAAATTGTTTCCCGGCAGCCGGTTTATCGTTGTGCTGCGCCATCCGCTTGCGGTAGCTTATGCAACCCGCAAATGGTGTCATTCCAGTATTCCCGCCCTCATTGAACACCATTTGCGTTGTCATGAGCGATTTATCCTGGACATGGTCATGCTTGATCATGTGCGGATCCTGCGTTATGAAGAATTTGTCCGGTGTCCCGCGTTTCATGTTGACAAGCTTTGCGATTGGCTCGGTGTCGACAGGTTTCCCTTTGATCAGCAGGTTCGCACCGACATCAATGCAAAATACCTGCAACAGTGGCACGCAGACTGCCAGGGTGTGAGGGGCTGGGGAATAAAAGCCGTATGTTTCGCGCGATGTTTTGAAAAACGGGCGGCGCGTTTCGGATACAGTGTCCGCACACCGGAAATCCTGTCCTCCGGAGCTTTGCCGGTGATTGGAACGGATATTTTGGATGAAACAGATGAAGTTTCGGAAAAAACTTAAAAAACTTGTCTGTAAGAGTTTACGGCATCCCTGGGTTTTATGGGGCAGAAAGGACTATGTATTCATTCTGAGCCACATGCGAAGCCGGTCGACGCTGCTCTCGCATATTCTTGGCAGTCATCCCCGTATTTGCGGTTATGCCGAGATGCACCAGTCCTATGAAACTCCTGTTGATCTTCTCTGGCTGCGGCACCAGCTCCAGCAGCGTGGGGAAAAAAGCCCTGTCGGACGATTTGCGCTGGATAAAATGCTGCACGATGCGCAAATCCTTTCCCCCAGCATATGCGACCATCCCCATATCAAAAAAATATTCCTGCTCAGGCCGCCGGCCGAAGCGGTAAAAAGCATTATCCATATGGGCCATACGCTGAAAAATGTAGCCTGGCATACCGATCCGGTTGCGGTTTTCAGCTATTACAATCAACGGCTGCAAACCCTTGGCAATTACGCAAAACGGACAAAGATCCCGGGATTTTTTATCGAATCCGGGGATATGATCCAGCGCCCCGGGAGGCTGCTGGAGGCACTGTCGGCCTGGCTGGATCTGGAGGCAAAGCTGCAGTCAACCTACTCCACGTTCAGATACACCGGGCAGGAAAAGCACGGCGACCCTTCCGCCAACATCAAGGCCGGGAAGATTCTTTCCCAAAAATCCGATTACACCACCATTGTTCTCGATGAAAATCTGCTTTCAGCAGCTCATGAGAATTACCTTTCCACATGCGAAACCATGCAAAGGCATTGCGTTACGGCTGATTCCCTGCCGTTTCAGCATGTTTGAGGATGCCGGCGGTGGCGGATCGATCCGCGGCGGTGCTGAACATTTTCTTGAAATATTGAGTCATCGCCATGCGCGCATATTGGCCGGCGCGGGTGCCGATGTAATCCTCGTGGGCCACGAGGACGGCGACGGCCAGATTGGCCTTGCCGCTCAGCGCTCTGGCAAAACCGACGAACCAGTCATAGCGGATGTCGTGGGTCTGGTTGTCCATCGACCCGGTTTTGCCACCGATCTGAAGCTGTGACAGGGTCTCGTCCTTATCGTGGCCCTGGAATGATTTGCGGGCCGTGCCCGAGGTGATGGTGGCTTCCATCATCTGGCCGAGAACCGCCGCCGCTTTCGGGGACATGATCTGACAATCGGGGGATTGCCTGCCCTGATAGAGAAGATTGCCTTTACTGTCGAGTATGCGATCGACAAGGGATGGCTTCACGCTACGCCCCTGATTCAGGACCGCGGATACCATGATCGCCCCGTGCAGTGGGGAAATGGTGGTATCGCGGTTGAAGCCGCTGGCGATTTCAGCCCAGTTGTAAGGATCGTCGGTGATCTGGAAGTGACTCGGCTGCAGGGTCATGTCAAAGTCGATGGTTTCATTGAACCGGAACGTTTCGGCGGTTCTCGCCAGGACCGTTTTTCCCAGACTGTGCTCCCCGAGTTTCCCGAAAACCGGGTTGATTGATTGTGCAAAGGCTTCTTTGAAGGAAACCGTGTTGGTGTGCTTGTTGACCTTTTGGGTAAGTTGCTGCTTGTAAAGGGTATGTTTGTAGCCATTGAAACGCATGGTTGAATCGGCGGAGTAGTTACAAATGTCTACCGCCGAAGCCGCGGTTACGATCTTGAAAATGCTCGCGGCCGGGAAGTTGCTGCGCAGGCAGGGATTGCCGGCGGTTCCGGTCTTGTCATAGCCCGCCATGGCAAGGATGCGGCCGGTGTCGGCATCCATGACCACGATGCCGATATCCCGGGAATTTTTGCGGTCCATGTTGGACAGCAGGTAATTCTGCAGGTCCTGGTCCAGGCTGGTCTCGATCTGCAGGGTCTGCTGACCGAGGTGCAGTTGCAGACGTCCATCGGTCAGATTGTCAAAAGACTGCCGGTCCAGCAGTCTGCGAATATCGTTTTTGCCGGAGATTGCCGGGGCACTTTGCGGCACGGGCGCCGCTGCGGTAGCAGTTACCATGTTTTTGGCCACGTCACTCTTGATCAGCGACTGGCAGCCGAACACTCCCGCGGAAAACATAAGGGCGAAGGCGCAGATTTTTCTGCCGATGCGACGTTTGCGCAATGACCCAACCTGTGGATTCCTGCGTACGTTCAGCCGCATTCCGCCTTGATTCTGCAACCCGGACTGAAAACCTCGCCAACCGCCCGGACCATCCGATGGTAATGAATTTTTTTTACGCATAGTTTATATGTGACATGCCCTGAATCGGCCATGTTGATCATTGGATGAATGGGCGCATGCATGCCGCCCGCGCTTTTCGAACCATGGGTTTTTCAACGGCGCACAATAGCATTTATATGCCATTTGGCCAACCACTTACTTTTCTTTTTCAGTAGCTTCCAGCGCTGCAGGCAATGTCCCGGGCTTCCGGTTCCGGTAAAAAGCGTATCGGCTCTTTTCATAAGTCCGTTGCCGTGGATATCGGGAAATGTCTGCAGATAGTTTCCAGATGCAGCGGATCCATCTGCTGGAATTCCACACCGATTCCCGGCACCTGCATGGCATGTCCCCAGGCACAGAAATGGCGTATTTCA
This portion of the Syntrophotalea acetylenica genome encodes:
- a CDS encoding sulfotransferase family protein, with protein sequence MPHDAEISEKRMVFIAGLHRSGTSLLHDILRSHPDISGFRDTGVPEDEGQHLQTVYPAARVFGGPGRFGFHKASCMADDHPLATPENATLLYKQWRPHWDVSKPVLLEKSPPNLVRTRFLQKLFPGSRFIVVLRHPLAVAYATRKWCHSSIPALIEHHLRCHERFILDMVMLDHVRILRYEEFVRCPAFHVDKLCDWLGVDRFPFDQQVRTDINAKYLQQWHADCQGVRGWGIKAVCFARCFEKRAARFGYSVRTPEILSSGALPVIGTDILDETDEVSEKT
- a CDS encoding penicillin-binding transpeptidase domain-containing protein, producing the protein MRKRRIGRKICAFALMFSAGVFGCQSLIKSDVAKNMVTATAAAPVPQSAPAISGKNDIRRLLDRQSFDNLTDGRLQLHLGQQTLQIETSLDQDLQNYLLSNMDRKNSRDIGIVVMDADTGRILAMAGYDKTGTAGNPCLRSNFPAASIFKIVTAASAVDICNYSADSTMRFNGYKHTLYKQQLTQKVNKHTNTVSFKEAFAQSINPVFGKLGEHSLGKTVLARTAETFRFNETIDFDMTLQPSHFQITDDPYNWAEIASGFNRDTTISPLHGAIMVSAVLNQGRSVKPSLVDRILDSKGNLLYQGRQSPDCQIMSPKAAAVLGQMMEATITSGTARKSFQGHDKDETLSQLQIGGKTGSMDNQTHDIRYDWFVGFARALSGKANLAVAVLVAHEDYIGTRAGQYARMAMTQYFKKMFSTAADRSATAGILKHAETAGNQP